CCGGGCTTCAATCATGACGTCGGGACTCCTTGGGGGACTGCGTGGGACGGCCGCGCGGGCACACCTCTCCCGCTCCGGTTTCCGGCGTCGGGCGCACGGAGCCGGTGGTGGCGTTTCAGGGGGACGGCTTCAGGACGTCGGGGCTACTCGGTGCCGCCCTCGGGCACCCAGCGCCGGGCGCTGCTGCGCAGCTTCTCCAACTGCTCCCAGTGGCGGTCCACCGCCTCGCGTCCCGTGGGGGTGATGCGCAGCACGGTGTGGGGCGTCTTGCCCTTGAACTGCTTCTCCACGGAGACGAGCCCCGCCTCCTCCAGCTTCGACAGGTGGCTGGAGAGGTTGCCCTTGGACAGGCCGGTGAGCCCCTGCAGGTAGAGGAAGTCCGCGCTCTCGCACGCGGTCAGCGCGGTGAGCAGGGCCAGCCGCGCGGGCTCGTGGATGAGCCTGTCCAATCCGGCCAGCTGTTCGAACGGCGCCTTCATCCCGTGGCCTCGGGCCCCGGTGCGCCGGGCTCGGAGGGCGGCTGTGCGTCGGGCTCCTCCGCGTGCGGGGGCCGCAGCGTCCGCACCAGCAGCCGGTGGTCCAGCACGGAGAGGGCGACGATGACCAGGCCCCACACCGCATGGAAGGTGGCCATCTCGCAGCGCCAGTCCAGCGCGGAGCTCCCCGGGTGGAGCAGCGTGCACAGCGGGTTGAAGCCCAGGCCATGCACCCCCGCGAGCAGCAGCATGCCCCCCGCGATGGGCGGGTAGTG
Above is a window of Pyxidicoccus xibeiensis DNA encoding:
- a CDS encoding winged helix-turn-helix domain-containing protein; this translates as MKAPFEQLAGLDRLIHEPARLALLTALTACESADFLYLQGLTGLSKGNLSSHLSKLEEAGLVSVEKQFKGKTPHTVLRITPTGREAVDRHWEQLEKLRSSARRWVPEGGTE